In a genomic window of Corvus moneduloides isolate bCorMon1 chromosome 17, bCorMon1.pri, whole genome shotgun sequence:
- the ANGPT4 gene encoding angiopoietin-4, with amino-acid sequence MRALSLGLVALTCATTALCAAGAQRRALEGGGRRRYHRVQHGRCSYTFVLPEADPLPCPAAPAPVPGPASVLLQRDSPAGTAGHGAAQRLRHLERILENSTQWLLKLESYIQSSMKPEMAELRQTAAQNQTATMLEIGSSLLNRSAEQSRKLTDVEAQVLNQTWRIEMQLQENSLSTTKLEKQLLLQTNEIHKLQNRNNILEVRVLEMETKQQAELAGAHLEKEKLQRLLSRQSGTIEEMERTLLAASANTSLLQRQQLQLLQSVQSLVHLVSQGRAVSPGQEQQFQDCAEVRRAGIRTSGIYTLHIANLSEPKKVYCDMETERGGWTIIQIRANGSLSFQRSWREYKQGFGDVAGEYWLGNEAVHLLTSRVPYALRVELQDWEGSQVYAHYRKFQLGSERQFYRLSLQDYSGTAGQQSGLALQGTQFSTRDADNDNCLCKCAQMLSGGWWFDACGLSNLNGIYYPARNNIRKLNGIRWHHFQGPSYSLKGTRMMIRPTSF; translated from the exons ATGCGGGCGCTCAGCCTCGGCCTCGTGGCCCTGACCTGTGCCACGACGGCTCTGTGCGCTGCCGGAGCCCAGCGCCGGGCGCTGGAGGGCGGCGGCCGCCGGCGCTACCACCGCGTGCAGCACGGCCGCTGCAGCTACACCTTCGTGCTGCCCGAGGCCGACCcgctgccctgcccggccgcccccgcTCCTGTCCCCGGCCCGGCCAGCGTGCTGCTCCAGCGGGACTCGCCGGCCGGCACCGCCGGGCACGGGGCTGCCCAGCGCTTGCGGCACCTCGAGAGGATCCTGGAGAACAGCACCCAGTGGCTGCTGAAG ctggagaGCTACATCCAGAGCAGCATGAAGCCGGAGATGGCGGAGCTGCGGCAGACGGCAGCGCAGAACCAGACCGCCACCATGCTGGAGATCGGCAGCTCCCTCCTCAACCGCAGCGCCGAGCAGAGCCGCAAGCTCACTGATGTGGAGGCCCAG GTGCTGAATCAGACGTGGCGCATCGAGATGCAGCTCCAGGAGAATTCCCTGTCCACCACcaagctggagaagcagctgctgctgcagaccaACGAGATCCACAAGCTGCAGAACAGAAACAA CATCCTGGAGGTGCGGGTGCTGGAGATGGAGACGAAGCAGCAGGCGGAGCTGGCGGGGGCCCACttggagaaggagaagctgcagcGGCTGCTGAGCCGGCAGAGTGGCACCATCGAGGAGATGGAAAGgacgctgctggctgccagtgCCAACACCAGCCTGCTCCAgcgccagcagctccagctcctccagtcTGTCCAGAGCCTGGTGCACCTCGTctcccagggcagag CCGTATCacctggccaggagcagcaaTTCCAGGACTGTGCCGAGGTGCGCCGGGCGGGCATACGCACCAGTGGCATCTACACCCTGCACATTGCCAACCTCAGTGAGCCCAAAAAG GTGTACTGTGACATGGAGACGGAACGAGGGGGCTGGACCATCATCCAGATTCGTGCCAACGGCAGCCTCAGcttccagaggagctggagggagtACAAGCAG ggCTTCGGGGACGTGGCAGGGGAATACTGGCTGGGGAACGAGGCCGTGCACCTGCTGACAAGCCGGGTGCCCTACGCCCTGAGGGTCGAGCTGCAGGACTGGGAGGGCAGCCAGGTGTATGCCCACTACAGGAAATTCCAGCTGGGGAGTGAGCGGCAGTTTTACAG gctgtCGCTGCAGGACTACAGTGGCACGGCTGGGCAGCAGAGCGgcctggcactgcagggcaCCCAATTCAGCACCCGTGACGCTGACAACGACAACTGTCTCTGCAAGTGCGCCCAGATGCTCTCGGGAG GATGGTGGTTTGATGCCTGTGGCCTCTCCAACCTGAATGGCATCTACTACCCAGCCCGGAACAACATCCGCAAGCTCAATGGCATCCGCTGGCACCACTTCCAGGGGCCCAGCTACTCCCTAAAGGGCACCCGCATGATGATCCGACCCACCAGCTTCTAA
- the FAM110A gene encoding protein FAM110A, which produces MPVEALQAGDTMKGVTVTAPFTSAMPVRILRKGPAYFRRHAEPGAGKPSAVERLEADKAKYVKSQRVASTKQEPVKPLLLKQPLFTPGVRRAVLTPSRRAPPGPRRADAASPKTSLDLEILNNLINLCDSPFPKAESPLGRECRWRAEAPAVEGAVKLPESPATTKPPGSVAVRRVDVRPCGAPRSPVTPVPASPIPGGLPVTPSRSSPARPESARRQPLLHRSKSDLSDRLSRATADLERFFNYCGLDPEEMQDMGAERFARASSDIVSLKFHSVSTASSEGGHSPPSAATPEGRPAERVPYGISIIERNARVIKWLYGLRQAREPQQVSDV; this is translated from the coding sequence ATGCCCGTCGAGGCGCTGCAAGCCGGTGACACCATGAAGGGGGTGACGGTGACGGCGCCTTTCACCTCGGCCATGCCCGTCCGCATCCTCCGCAAAGGGCCCGCGTATTTCCGTCGGCACGCCGAGCCGGGGGCCGGGAAGCCCAGCGCAGTGGAGAGGCTGGAGGCCGACAAGGCTAAGTACGTGAAGAGCCAGAGGGTCGCCAGCACCAAGCAGGAGCCGGTGAAGCCACTGCTGCTCAAGCAGCCCCTCTTCACCCCCGGGGTGCGCCGGGCTGTTCTCACCCCCAGCCGCAGGGCACCCCCGGGGCCGCGTCGCGCCGATGCTGCCAGCCCGAAGACGTCCCTTGACCTGGAGATCCTCAACAACCTCATCAACCTCTGTGACAGCCCCTTCCCTAAGGCGGAGAGCCCGCTGGGCAGGGAGTGCAGGTGGCGGGCGGAAGCGCCGGCGGTGGAGGGGGCTGTCAAGCTACCGGAGAGCCCGGCCACCACCAAGCCCCCCGGCAGTGTGGCCGTGCGGAGAGTGGACGTCCGTCCCTGTGGAGCTCCGCGGAGCCCAGTGACACCGGTGCCTGCATCCCCCATCCCAGGTGGGCTGCCTGTGACCCCGTCCCGGAGCTCACCCGCCCGACCCGAGAGCGCCCGCCGGCAGCCGCTGCTGCACCGCTCCAAGTCGGACCTGAGCGACCGGCTCTCGCGGGCCACCGCCGACCTGGAGCGCTTCTTCAACTACTGTGGCCTTGACCCCGAGGAGATGCAGGACATGGGGGCTGAGCGCTTCGCCCGCGCCAGCTCCGACATCGTGTCCCTCAAGTTCCACAGCGTGAGCACGGCCAGCTCGGAGGGTGGCCACTCGCCACCCAGCGCTGCCACGCCGGAGGGGCGGCCGGCCGAGCGCGTGCCCTACGGCATCTCCATCATCGAGCGCAACGCCCGCGTCATCAAGTGGCTCTACGGGCTGCGCCAGGCCAGGGAGCCCCAGCAGGTCTCTGATGTGTAG